A single genomic interval of Dromiciops gliroides isolate mDroGli1 chromosome 1, mDroGli1.pri, whole genome shotgun sequence harbors:
- the LOC122736525 gene encoding 60S ribosomal protein L35-like, giving the protein MAKIKARDLRGEKKEELLKQLDDLKVELSQLRVAKVTGGAASKLSKIRVVRKSVAQIMTVINQTQKENLGKFYKGKKYKPLDLQPKKTHATCRRLNKHEESLKTKKQQRKNT; this is encoded by the coding sequence ATGGCAAAAATCAAGGCCAGGGATCTTcgtggggagaagaaggaggagttACTTAAACAGTTAGATGATTTAAAGGTGGAACTTTCCCAATTGAGAGTGGCTAAGGTCACTGGAGGAGCTGCATCCAAGCTATCTAAGATCCGAGTTGTCCGAAAATCTGTTGCCCAAATCATGACTGTCATCAaccagacacagaaagagaacctCGGGAAATTTTATAAGGGCAAGAAATACAAGCCCCTGGACCTTCAGCCCAAGAAGACCCATGCCACATGCCGCAGGCTTAATAAGCACGAGGAAAGCCTGAAAACCAAAAAACAGCAGAGGAAGAACACCTGA
- the LOC122746047 gene encoding LOW QUALITY PROTEIN: 60S ribosomal protein L22-like 1 (The sequence of the model RefSeq protein was modified relative to this genomic sequence to represent the inferred CDS: substituted 2 bases at 2 genomic stop codons): MVGVNQAFSLSKIAQLKDKKAKQSTWKFNLDLTHPVENGIFDSGNFEQFLKEKVKVNGKTGNLEDVHVECFKNKITVVSDKQFSKRYLQYLIKKYLKVNSHHEWLYVVASDKETXKLCYFXISQDEKVLNIF, from the exons ATGGTGGGAGTAAATCAGGCTTTCAG TCTGTCCAAGATAGCTCAGCTGAAAGATAAGAAAGCCAAGCAATCCACTTGGAAGTTTAATCTTGACCTTACTCATCCAGTTGAAAATGGAATCTTTGATTCTGGAAATTTTG agcagtTCTTGAAGGAGAAAGTTAAAGTCAATGGAAAAACAGGAAACCTAGAGGATGTTCATGTTGAATGCTTCAAGAATAAGATCACAGTTGTGTCTGATAAACAGTTCTCTAAAAGATACTTACAATATCTTATCAAGAAATATCTCAAAGTGAATAGTCATCATGAATGGCTTTATGTGGTTGCATCAGACAAGGAAACTTAAAAACTTTGTTATTTCTAGATTAGTCAAGATGAGAAGGTTCTGAATATTTTTTGA